Proteins encoded by one window of Juglans regia cultivar Chandler chromosome 15, Walnut 2.0, whole genome shotgun sequence:
- the LOC108980961 gene encoding putative disease resistance protein At3g14460 isoform X1 has protein sequence MAELLLSASLHVLFDRLASPELLQFVRQEGLRKQLDKWDKTLTRIRKVLHDAEEKQHTERSVKAWLDDLRDLAYDVEDILDEFATESALRRTLMAAESQVSASMVRNLFPACCTCLTPSAVKIKFRLEPKIKKINTRFNELVAQKDELNLLRTFISPMPIKKREITPSTSVVNEDHIYGREKVVEAILELLTSDKHSDASNKLVPNVIPIVGMGGIGKTTLAQLVYNNEKVESFFDLKAWVCVSEDFDVAKVTKTILQSMSKELDCANKDLNWLQVELKKIIHEKRFLVILDDVWNEDRNDWTLLLLPFEAGAPGSSIIVTTRNQEISSNMGTIKVEPFQLELLPTDACLSIFSQHALDAKDFSAHPDLKDIGEEIVSRCKGLPLAVKTIGGVLRGKRENRINEWEKVLKNNIWDISVQKNGIPSSLMVSYDNLPSHLKRCFAYCSILPKNYEFEEKKVVPLWMAEGLIHEPLQDEEEMEDLGFEYFCNLLSRSFFQKSHINESKFVMHDLINDLAQSVAGNTCFRMEDRIGEIPIKARHSSYLGSKYDVTKKFEVFSKLITSLRTFLPFMLPDSGFCYLAHHVHFKLVPTLRCLRVLSFKGYHITELSDSIGDLKHLRYLNLSKTQISSLPESITSLYNLQMLLLEECFLLKKLPSMLCNLVNLRHLNIEGADSLEGMPMQIGKLTCLQTLSNLVLGKGSYSGIMELGPLKHLRGTLCISRLENVIEQKDAKDAELIKKTKISALWLKWSRDIDESKDTASELEVLNGLRPHNALTKLVIINYGGAKFPNWLTSPSFPRMVSLRLENCYKCTSLPPLGQYLPSLKNLWIKSMANVKSVGSEFCSSSLETLHFNNMEEWENWSPCEGFPNLRELSPYKCPKLSSELPNNLPLLNKVVINDCALLVVSLSCFPDKCKFNIKESEVLGMEGVVCESKVTFKSIQFFRSLSPILDMEGLAELEELRIMNCEELTNLWSDKVGSLPHDLPFLNFLRINNCPKLVSLVAEEVDQELLQLRITSIRIDYCIAWESLPKTLMYNNMCLQSIHITNCDSLTHLARSHLPPTLKELYIQDCKSMRNLVEDDDNDTNNNSSCSTSSGELPATLQGLFIINCPKLESVAKSFHHNSFLTNITICYCENLALLLLPSNLRHLQILSCEKMRLQNDIHNLASLQYLQIKNCPSILSFPKEGFPTNLTTLEISHLKITEALLDWGLDNLISLNELEICGCQHLVSFPEMTLPASLTSLCISEFSNLECLSSEGLRKLTSLKTLHISDCEKLTCFPEECLPPSLLKLHISSCQKLMSLPENGLPPSLQRLVIRECPLLEEWRRMPDIPYVEIM, from the exons ATGGCAGAGCTCCTTCTTTCTGCATCCCTTCACGTGCTGTTTGACCGATTGGCGTCTCCTGAGTTGCTGCAATTCGTTCGCCAAGAGGGACTACGAAAACAGCTGGACAAGTGGGACAAAACGTTGACAAGAATTCGTAAGGTGCTTCATGATGCAGAGGAGAAGCAACACACTGAAAGGTCAGTGAAAGCTTGGCTTGATGATCTCAGAGACTTGGCCTACGACGTGGAAGATATATTGGATGAGTTCGCCACGGAATCAGCTTTGCGACGTACGTTGATGGCT GCTGAAAGTCAGGTTAGCGCTAGTATGGTACGAAATCTCTTCCCTGCTTGTTGTACTTGTTTAACTCCAAGTGCTGTTAAGATCAAGTTTAGGCTGGAGccaaagataaagaaaataaatacaagatttaatGAGCTCGTGGCACAAAAAGATGAACTTAATTTGTTGCGAACATTTATAAGTCCGATGCCAatcaaaaaaagagagataactCCTTCAACTTCTGTGGTGAACGAAGATCACATCTACGGTAGGGAGAAAGTCGTAGAGGCTATACTTGAATTATTGACAAGTGATAAACATAGTGATGCTTCGAATAAATTAGTACCCAATGTGATTCCTATAGTTGGTATGGGGGGTATCGGAAAGACAACCCTCGCCCAGCTCGTTTACAATAATGAAAAAGTGGAAAGCTTTTTCGATCTGAAAGCATGGGTTTGTGtttctgaagattttgatgTTGCTAAAGTCACAAAAACGATTTTACAATCTATGAGCAAGGAATTAGACTGTGCTAACAAAGATCTAAATTGGTTGCAAGtggaattgaagaaaataatacaTGAGAAAAGGTTTCTAGTCATTCTTGATGATGTTTGGAATGAGGACCGCAATGATTGGACTCTCCTACTTCTCCCTTTCGAAGCAGGGGCTCCAGGAAGTAGTATTATTGTCACAACTCGTAACCAGGAAATATCATCAAATATGGGAACTATTAAAGTCGAGCCTTTTCAGTTGGAGTTGTTGCCAACTGATGCTTGTTTGTCAATATTTTCCCAACATGCATTGGATGCAAAAGACTTTAGTGCACATCCAGACCTTAAAGATATTGGGGAGGAAATTGTTAGTAGGTGTAAAGGCTTGCCATTGGCAGTAAAAACTATTGGGGGAGTCTTACGCGGTAAACGTGAAAACCGCATTAATGAGTGGGAAAAAGTTTTGAAGAATAACATATGGGATATTTCAGTGCAAAAAAATGGAATTCCTTCCTCTCTTATGGTAAGCTATGACAATCTACCTTCACATTTGAAGAGGTGCTTTGCATACTGTTCAATACTACCAAAGAACTATGAatttgaggagaagaaggtggtTCCATTATGGATGGCAGAAGGCCTGATTCATGAACCCCTACAAGATGAAGAGGAAATGGAAGATTTGGGTTTCGAGTATTTTTGCAATCTGTTGTCAAGGTCATTTTTCCAAAAGTCACATATTAATGAATCAAAATTTGTTATGCATGACCTCATCAATGATTTGGCTCAGTCGGTTGCAGGCAATACGTGCTTTAGAATGGAAGATAGGATTGGGGAAATTCCTATAAAGGCACGCCACTCATCTTATCTTGGAAGCAAATATGATGTAACTAAAAAGTTTGAagttttttctaaattgatCACAAGTTTACGTACATTCTTACCTTTCATGCTACCAGATTCAGGTTTTTGCTATTTGGCTCATCATGTTCACTTTAAATTGGTTCCAACATTACGTTGTTTAAGGGTGTTATCTTTCAAAGGATACCACATAACGGAGCTATCGGATTCTATTGGTGATTTGAAGCATTTGCGGTACCTTAACCTTTCAAAGACTCAAATTAGTAGCCTGCCAGAATCAATAACTAGTCTTTACAACTTGCAAATGTTGTTGTTGGAGGAATGTTTTCTTCTAAAGAAATTACCTTCAATGTTATGCAACTTAGTCAACCTGCGCCACCTTAACATTGAAGGTGCAGATAGTTTGGAAGGAATGCCTATGCAAATAGGTAAACTAACTTGTCTTCAAACACTGTCTAATCTAGTTCTGGGAAAAGGCAGTTACTCAGGAATAATGGAGCTTGGACCTTTGAAGCATCTTCGGGGGACACTCTGCATTTCAAGATTAGAGAATGTGATTGAACAAAAGGATGCAAAGGATgctgaattaattaaaaagacgAAAATTAGTGCGTTGTGGTTGAAATGGAGTAGGGACATTGATGAGTCAAAGGACACGGCAAGTGAACTAGAGGTACTAAATGGGCTACGGCCTCATAATGCTTTGACGAAGTTGGTTATAATTAACTATGGTGGTGCAAAATTTCCTAATTGGTTAACATCTCCTTCATTTCCTCGTATGGTCTCCTTGAGATTAGAAAATTGTTACAAGTGCACATCATTACCTCCATTGGGGCAATATTTACCATCACTCAAAAATCTTTGGATCAAGAGCATGGCTAACGTGAAGAGTGTTGGTTCTGAATTTTGTAGCAGTAGTTTAGAGACATTGCATTTCAATAACATGGAGGAGTGGGAGAATTGGAGTCCTTGTGAAGGATTCCCAAATCTGCGTGAGCTTTCCCCTTATAAGTGTCCGAAGCTATCAAGCGAGTTACCAAACAACCTTCCTTTACTAAACAAAGTTGTGATAAATGATTGTGCGCTGTTGGTGGTCTCACTTTCATGCTTTCCAGATAAATGCAAATTTAACATTAAGGAATCCGAAGTGCTTGGTATGGAAGGGGTGGTGTGTGAAAGCAAGGTTACATTCAAATCAATACAATTCTTCAGATCACTTTCACCAATTTTAGATATGGAAGGTTTGGCAGAGTTGGAAGAGTTACGTATTATGAACTGTGAGGAGCTGACGAATTTGTGGTCAGACAAGGTGGGATCACTGCCACATGATCTCCCATTTCTGAATTTTCTCCGCATTAATAATTGTCCCAAACTTGTCTCTTTGGTGGCGGAAGAAGTTGATCAAGAGCTTCTCCAACTCAGAATCACATCTATTCGTATCGACTATTGCATAGCCTGGGAATCATTACCTAAGACATTGATGTACAACAATATGTGTCTTCAGTCTATTCATATCACAAATTGTGATTCGCTAACGCATTTGGCAAGAAGCCATCTGCCTCCAACTTTAAAAGAGCTATATATACAAGACTGCAAGAGTATGAGGAATTTGGTGgaggatgatgataatgatacaAACAACAACAGTAGTTGCAGTACATCAAGCGGGGAATTACCTGCCACACTTCAAGGCctctttattattaattgtcCGAAGCTGGAGTCAGTAGCCAAGAGTTTTCATCATAACTCATTTCTTACAAATATCACCATCTGCTATTGTGAAAATCTTGCATTGTTGCTCCTCCCTTCCAACCTAAGACACCTTCAAATACTTAGTTGTGAGAAAATGCGACTGCAAAACGACATACACAACCTCGCCTCTCTTCAATATTTGCAAATAAAGAATTGTCCAAGCATTTTATCATTTCCCAAAGAAGGTTTTCCCACAAACCTAACAACACTTGAGATCTCTCATCTTAAAATCACTGAAGCCTTGCTCGATTGGGGGCTGGACAACCTCATTTCTCTTAATGAACTTGAAATCTGTGGATGTCAGCATCTGGTGTCCTTTCCAGAGATGACGTTGCCTGCCTCTCTAACAAGCCTTTGCATCTCAGAATTCTCGAATCTGGAATGCCTGTCTTCCGAGGGCTTAAGAAAACTCACCTCTCTTAAAACACTCCATATTTCTGACTGCGAGAAGCTCACGTGTTTTCCAGAGGAATGCCTGCCTCCCTCACTCCTAAAGCTTCATATCTCTTCTTGCCAAAAGTTGATGTCCTTACCAGAGAATGGCCTACCTCCCTCACTGCAGAGACTTGTAATTCGTGAATGTCCTCTACTGGAAGAATGGCGCAGGATGCCTGACATCCCCTATGTTGAAATTATGTGA
- the LOC108980959 gene encoding putative disease resistance protein At3g14460, producing the protein MGGIGKTTLAQLVYNDKKVESFFNLKAWACVSEDFDVAAVTKTILQSLTSENCGGKDLNWLQVKLKEKLLGKRFLVILDDVWNEKYDDWIRLRAPFKAGAPGSSIIVTTRNKGVSSLMRNKEVEPFQLKLLSNEACLSIFTQHALEARDFSAHPNLKDIGEELVRRCKGLPLAVKTIAGVLRSEDEDRNEWEKVLKNKIWDIPVEVNGIPSSLMVSYDNLSSHLKRCFAYCSILPKDYEFEEKEVVLLWMAEGLIQPLQDHEEEMEDLGSKYFRNLLSRSFFQQSRINESQFVMHDLINDLAQSVAGNTCFRMEDRVGGTKHENSPIKARHSSYLGSKFDATKKFEVFSKFTSLRTFLPLMLPCPGYCYLAHHVPFELVPTLRCLRVLSFNGYCIMELSDSIGDLKHLRYLNLSHTRIRFLPESITSLYNLQTLLLERCICLKKLPSMFRNLVNLRHLNIEDADNLEGMPMQIGKLTCLQTLSNLVLGKESSCSGIKELGPLNHLRGTLCISRLENMIEPKDAKDAELNKKTKISGLWLKWSKYIDESKDMTSELEVLNGLWPHDALTKLVIINYGGTRFPNWLTSPSFPHMVSLRLENCYNCTSLPPLGQYLPSLKNLWIEGMAKVKSVGFEFCGSNLETLHFHDMEKWENWNPCEEFPNLHELSLLNCPKLLGKLPNNHPLLNKVVINDCAQLVVSLSCFPDKCKFNIEESEMLDMEGMVCGSKATFKLIELSRSLSPISDMEGLAELEWLRIKNCEELTNLWFDNKGSLPHLPFLRRLDIYNCPKLLSLVVEEVDQERLQLSLPKALMYNNTCLQSIDIFNCDSLTHFARSHLPPTLKRLHISNCRSMRNLVEDDENDTKNSSEELPTLEILSVCNCPSLEFLTSSGELPTTLQSLSIQECPKLESVAKSFHHNLFLKTITISDCEKMQGLQNCIHNLTSLRDLKIRNCPSILSFPKEGFPTNLTTLMISHHKFTDALFDWGLNNLTSLHELHIGGSQHLECLPFEGLRKLTSLKTLWIFDCENLACFPEDGLPSSLLELNISNCQKFMSFPKNGLPPSLQQLAIYECPLLEERCKKDQRGEWRRIADIPYVEINGKYLYET; encoded by the coding sequence ATGGGGGGTATCGGAAAGACAACATTGGCCCAGCTGgtatacaatgataaaaaagtgGAGAGCTTTTTCAATCTGAAAGCATGGGCTTGTGTTTCAGAAGATTTTGATGTTGCTGCagttacaaaaacaattttaCAATCTTTGACCTCGGAAAACTGTGGCGGCAAAGATTTAAATTGGTTGCAAGTCAAATTGAAGGAGAAACTACTTGGGAAAAGGTTTTTGGTAATTCTTGATGATGTTTGGAACGAGAAATACGATGATTGGATTCGCCTACGTGCTCCATTTAAAGCAGGGGCTCCGGGAAGTAGTATTATCGTCACAACTCGTAATAAGGGAGTATCATCACTAATGAGAAACAAGGAAGTTGAGCCTTTTCAATTGAAGTTGTTGTCAAATGAAGCTTGTTTGTCCATATTTACCCAACATGCATTGGAAGCAAGAGACTTCAGTGCCCATCCAAACCTTAAAGATATTGGTGAGGAACTCGTTAGAAGGTGTAAAGGCTTGCCATTGGCAGTAAAAACTATTGCAGGAGTCTTACGTAGTGAAGATGAAGACCGTAATGAGTGGGAAAAAGTTTTGAAGAATAAGATATGGGATATTCCAGTAGAAGTAAATGGAATTCCTTCCTCTCTTATGGTAAGCTATGACAATCTATCTTCACATTTGAAGAGGTGCTTTGCTTACTGTTCAATACTACCAAAGGACTATGAATTTGAGGAGAAGGAGGTGGTTTTATTATGGATGGCAGAAGGTCTAATTCAACCCCTACAAGATCATGAAGAGGAAATGGAAGATTTGGGTTCTAAGTATTTTCGCAATCTATTGTCAAGGTCATTTTTCCAACAGTCACGTATTAATGAATCACAATTTGTGATGCATGACCTCATCAATGATTTGGCTCAGTCGGTTGCAGGCAATACGTGCTTTAGAATGGAAGATAGGGTTGGAGGTACTAAGCATGAGAATAGTCCTATAAAGGCACGACACTCATCTTATTTGGGAAGCAAATTTGATGCAACTAAAAAGTTTGAGGTTTTTTCTAAATTCACAAGTTTACGTACATTCTTACCTCTCATGCTACCATGTCCAGGTTATTGCTATTTGGCTCATCATGTTCCTTTTGAATTGGTTCCAACATTACGTTGTTTAAGGGTGTTATCTTTCAACGGATACTGCATAATGGAGCTATCAGATTCTATTGGTGATTTGAAGCATTTGCGGTACCTTAACCTTTCACACACTCGAATTAGATTCCTGCCAGAATCAATAACTAGTCTCTACAACTTACAAACATTGTTGTTGGAGAGATGTATTTGTCTAAAGAAATTACCTTCAATGTTTCGAAACTTGGTCAACCTACGCCACCTCAACATTGAAGATGCAGATAATTTGGAAGGAATGCCTATGCAAATAGGTAAACTAACTTGTCTTCAAACACTGTCTAATCTAGTTCTTGGAAAAGAAAGTAGTTGCTCTGGAATAAAGGAGCTTGGACCTTTGAATCATCTTCGAGGGACACTCTGCATTTCAAGATTAGAGAATATGATTGAACCGAAGGATGCAAAGGATgctgaattaaataaaaagacgAAAATTAGTGGGTTGTGGTTGAAATGGAGTAAATACATTGATGAGTCAAAAGACATGACAAGTGAACTAGAGGTACTAAATGGGCTATGGCCTCACGATGCTTTGACGAAGCTAGTTATAATTAACTATGGTGGTACAAGATTTCCTAATTGGTTAACATCTCCTTCATTTCCTCATATGGTCTCATTGAGATTAGAAAATTGTTACAACTGCACATCATTACCTCCACTGGGGCAATATTTGCCATCACTAAAAAATCTTTGGATCGAGGGCATGGCTAAAGTGAAGAGTGttggttttgaattttgtgGTAGTAATTTAGAGACTTTGCATTTCCATGACATGGAGAAGTGGGAGAATTGGAATCCTTGTGAAGAATTCCCAAATTTGCATGAGCTTTCCCTTCTTAACTGTCCGAAGCTATTAGGGAAGTTACCAAACAACCATCCTTTACTAAACAAAGTTGTGATAAATGATTGTGCACAGTTGGTGGTCTCACTTTCATGCTTTCCAGATAAATGCAAATTTAACATTGAGGAATCCGAAATGCTTGATATGGAAGGGATGGTGTGTGGAAGCAAGGCTACATTCAAATTAATAGAATTATCCAGATCACTTTCACCAATTTCAGATATGGAAGGTCTGGCGGAGTTGGAATGGTTAAGGATCAAAAACTGTGAGGAGCTGACGAATTTGTGGTTTGACAACAAGGGATCACTGCCACATCTCCCATTTCTGCGTCGTCTCGACATTTATAATTGTCCCAAACTATTATCTTTGGTGGTGGAAGAAGTTGATCAAGAGCGTCTCCAACTATCATTACCCAAGGCATTGATGTACAACAACACGTGTCTTCAGtctattgatatttttaattgtgaTTCGCTAACACATTTTGCAAGAAGCCATCTGCCTCCAACTTTAAAGCGGCTACATATAAGCAACTGCAGGAGTATGAGGAATTTGGTGGAGGATGATGAAAATGATACAAAAAACAGTAGCGAAGAATTACCTACCCTTGAGATCTTGTCTGTTTGCAATTGTCCATCCCTTGAATTCTTAACATCAAGCGGAGAATTACCTACCACACTTCAAAGCCTTTCTATTCAGGAATGTCCGAAGCTGGAGTCAGTAGCGAAGAGTTTTCATCATAATTTGTTTCTGAAAACCATCACCATCTCCGATTGTGAGAAAATGCAGGGACTGCAGAATTGCATACACAACCTCACCTCTCTTCGAGATTTGAAAATACGGAATTGTCCGAGCATTTTATCATTTCCCAAAGAAGGTTTTCCCACAAATCTAACAACGCTTATGATCTCTCATCATAAATTCACTGATGCCTTGTTCGATTGGGGGCTGAACAACCTCACTTCTCTTCATGAACTTCATATTGGTGGATCTCAGCATCTGGAATGCCTGCCTTTCGAGGGCTTAAGAAAACTCACCTCTCTTAAAACATTGTGGATATTTGACTGTGAGAACCTTGCATGTTTTCCAGAGGATGGACTGCCTTCCTCACTCCTAGAGCTTAATATCTCTAATTGCCAAAAGTTCATGTCCTTTCCAAAGAATGGCCTACCTCCCTCACTCCAGCAACTTGCAATCTATGAATGTCCTCTGCTGGAAGAACGCTGCAAGAAAGATCAGAGAGGAGAGTGGCGCAGGATAGCTGACATCCCTTATGTTGAAATTAATGGCAAATACCTTTATGAGACTTGA